The nucleotide sequence TTTGTTTGAAGCTTTCATTCTGATCAAATCTCAATTTGGAGAACCATAAtgaggtgtaaaaaaaaaaacaaattcaagtTGTAAACTTTGGTGCAGTAAAATGTATCACTGAAACATGATTTATTCCTAAAAGTTATGGTGACTGACATATCAGCCCTCAGCTAGATAATGTCATACTGGCACATTTTAAAGTGGGTCCCACCTGGTTTTAGAGGATTGAGGACATCTCTGACATCTAGAGACAAGCTCAAGGCTAACTGGCACATTTTGAAAGGCACATGAGATTgtctttattgttgttttatcgCCAGCTTGATGTTGTAAGATTATATTTAAATCCCAATCTCACAACAGCTGGGACACTGGCTGCCCTGCAACCAACCAgcgagacaaagagacagacagggatgTTTTTGGATCTGTTGAGGCAGAACAGCAGGAAGGGTCCTGGAAAAGAAAGAGCTTAaggttacacacacatatatacacacacacacacacacacacaccattcacTGGCCCACTCCCTCCTCTGGCATGCAACTGACTGTTGGAGTGGCAGTTAATTAATCCTGTCAGAAAAGGttaagaaaaagaggagagatgggAGGGAACAAAattaaagagacagagggagaggttTTGTAAGGTGCTCCATTTGCCAACTGAAGAACAATGAATTTCTCTAAAGCAAATTAGTTTAGGTTCACTACTCTGCAGACACTGGATTCAGTACACTTGAACACTTATTTGGCCAGATTTAAATTGTGTTTGCATGCCAAAGGTGAAGGTTAGCGATGGTGATGTTATGAGCTTTCTGATAAATCTTATATACGTTACAGTTATTTACAGCATTCCTGCTCTGTATCTCTGGTTTAAGTGGGTTATGAAGTTGCTGCTTCACATCCAAATTCACTCAGTGAAAGTAAATGTGAATTGCATCACTCCGAAACTATTATAAAGCCCTTGAGCAAGGTCGTCAACCCCTGCAGGAGAAGACTTGTTGTACAGGTGTGAACATGTGTCACAAGCTTTTCTCTGCTGTACAGCAAATTTTAATTGatctgataaaacaaaatgcatcctgttgtaaaaaaaaagtgaatattcTTAATGGGGCACCGATGGAAAGAGTAGCCTCTTATAGATACCTTAATTTCTGGGTTGATGACAAGCTGTGcttcaaaaaaacatattaatgaacTGACTAAGTCCTTAAAAGCAAAACTGGCATTATTTTATAGATATAAGGCATATATTACCCAGAATTGCAGAAAGCAAATTGTTCAGTCGACCTTTTTATCTGTTATGGACTATGGCGAtgtaatttatgtgcactctcCTGGCTCTAGTCTTAGACCTCTCCATGCAGTCTATCGTTCCACCCTCAGGTTCATAACTGGAGATGGCTTTAGAACGCATTGTCGTAAACAATATGAGAAAGTTGGGTGGCAGTTGTTGGCAGTGAGAGGAGAACTGcattctatttatttacaaagcactTCTTAAAAAAATCTTCCTGGGTATCTCACATGTCTTTTTAACTATAGATCAATGTCACACTGCACTAGGTCCCAAGACTATTTGGTCCTCGAAAATGATCATGCTAATTTTGAGATTGGGAAACTGGCTTGTAAACACTATGCTCCACACAAGTGGAACAATCTGCAGAGGCTTGTAAAATTAGACAAGCTAATCCCTTTAAATCAATTTATATCCATTTTGACTGGCATAGAGcagtgtgaatgcatgtgttttTGAACTGATGTTGTCCCATATGTTGATGTCTTtggcctgtttgtttgttgtataatTTGTTGATCCTGTaatttttgtgtgcttttattgtttttcttggtcTTATAAATGATTTGTATCCTTGTAAAGAGAGCCTGCTCTCAATGGCCCtccctgtttaaataaaggttatcaTTATAGACTTTTCTTTCGAGAGAgttctgtttttactgctctgtaCCTCAAGATAACAATAACACTATACCTGCAGAGGCTGAAAAGGTCAGCGATTACCTCATCAGGGTCTAGGACTTTCTAGCTTTTCTAGCGATTACTCAGTGCCGCTTAAACTTCTGTGTAATCTGTGTTAAAAGTTGACACAGTCAATACCATAGCGTGTTAACATTTTCACACGTATAAGACACAGAGAGTGTAGAGGTGGTGACTGGTGTTTGTGGCTGTCAGAAGTCAGTCACAGTGACTGCAGAGCAGCACGACCGAGACAAAGACAGGACACACGACAACAATTTGCGGCTTCCTGTGGAACAATGCTTCTGCACCCAGGGACGTTTAATGAAATACttccacacacccacacacacacacacaaacacacacacaaacaagtcactACTAACCCAGCCTCACCTCATAAACTACCTCTACTGAAACTGCATTGCCATCTGCAGGCCATCAAGTTTCATGGACTGTAGGACCAGtaattagcttaattagctGCCAGTTTACATCTGACTAAAATCAATGCGGGTTTATAAAGCAGCTCTGCAGTAAATCACACCATCATGAAGGTTGTAATATTCAGTTTTGGgtgaaactgttttagagaggtTATAGAGAGTAAATTTTATGGCCAATATGGAGGCTTGTGAGAAGAATGTGATTTCTAAGTGAACTATTTGATAAAgtacacatttttaaactttgaatttggacacataaataaaatggcATAAAGTAACTATGATGCACAAGGTCATAATCAGGGAGTAATTTCAGACACAGCCTGTGTCTCCACCTAGAGGAGAAAGAGCTGAGGTGCAGTACAGTTACCACAACTGTCTGTATCCAGGACGCTCTCTCCCCAACCAGCGGCCCCCCTACCTACCTTAGCTCCAGTTTCAGGTATTTATGTGTTTAGGATTTAACATAACTGAAGTGAAATCAGAATATCTTTATTACAGTAATTTGGCGTTTTGGTGCTGCCTGTTCAGATATTTGCTGTGTTAGACagcaaattacatttttcatcacaAATAACATGTTTCTAAGCAGTGCTGGCTATAATGCTTtgaattttaatttacataaaagaTTGACATGTTACTTGCTGGTGCTACTGTGGATATAGAGTTTTGTTAGAATAGCATATAAATATTTGAGGTGTCAAAGTCTCTTGTCTCTCaggtttgtgttttactgtaatttagCAGTTCTTAATTAGTCTAGTGGTAAACTGCTGTACCGGGGAAGTGTatatatattactatatattcATCTGCTATAATCACTTTCCCTTGAAAggatatttttaatataactACACTATCAGAATTTTTGTTTCCATAACCTAATAATCTAGATGTTGTTCGTCCACTGTTTTTCCTCtccagaaaataaaatttgatgataaaacaTGTGTCTattagaaaagaagaaaattacaCACAGATACCCAACATACTCTTTCCTATCTGCCCACCGATATCCCTTACATTAAACAAATTTAcagtttttgagttttttcatTCACATTCCAGTTACATAACATTATGAGATGAACAAGCAGTGTTCAGTTCACCTGTAGTATAAAAAGTATgatgaatattattttattttccagaaCTTATCTTTTATATAATCATTTGTCAATTTATGATtgctatgatttttttttttacccccatCAGTCTATTGCAAGTCTGTTTTTTGTGATTAGTTCTTCAAATCTCAGCTTTTTAGCTTGAGAAACTTCAAATATATTTGGAACATATTATTACTGCAATAATCTCATGAGCCACACACCTTATTGAATGAAATGGTTAGAGAGAAGCACAGAGACCTTGTTTACTGTATGAATATGTTTATTGATCTTTAAAAAAGAAGTCTACAAAttacaggaaaaataaaaggaaatgagGAATACCTGGTTGTTGACAGCCAGTTTCATGATGGTAGTAACAGCCTTTAAAAACCAGTCAAACTTCTCTTTTTTCAGAGAGCTTCACATATCATGAAGAATAGAGAATCAGCGTCCGTGTTGGTAATGTACTCTGTACAGATCAGAGCTTGGAGCAGCCTCAGTGTCACACTGATGCATACCAACAGACTTTCTTTCACAATGCTAAAACGTGAGAATTTCAAGTGATATAATATCATAACACAAAGTTGATGAAAAGAATTTCTTTCTAAAGGACTTCTTGTCTCCTTttctcagtgtgtttttctgtgcacCACATACTGTATCGGCTGTCTTGGACAATGACTAAGGCACTTTTTAGagatttttggaaaaaaaaaaattctcgATTTTCACTTACTTCAAAGTGAAATGCTGCAAATATGTTGCACACCatttccaaaacatttttttttctttttttttacagacagtaAAACACATTCAACCATACTACGTGGATGCCCTGAACTACTGCATTAAAAACCAGTTTATACCACTacattaaacaacaaaacaacgAATAAAAACATCCGTTACTTTACTTCACTTACTGTAAATCATCGTATTATTTCAGGCTATTGATAAGAGTGGATACAATAGCAAGACACAAATGTTCAAAGAGATTTTGAATAAGTTAGCAGGAAGCTTTGTCATTTCAGTTCAtactgtgacatttaaaaaaaaaaaaaatcatgtataAAATGCCATGACAGTGATGACAAGTATtcatacttgtgtttttttttctttaaaactgcTGTTATACTACAGCAGCCAGTGGAATACAACAATTTAACAGTAGAGTACCATAAGTTAACAGTAGTGTAACAACACCCTACGCCAAGATGCTGACATTGATTATTATTTGCAACTGTGTTTATGTAAGTATCAAGTAAATTTCTCTCATGATGAGTTACAATAAGCTGGATGTTGGCTTTCATTCATGAAGATTTGTATGAAGAATGCACTGTCTCCTGCAGCTGAGCTTAATCTACCTTGTAAGACTAATCTACTCATGATCATTATTAAATACGAAAAAGCAGGAAAGAGGTGGCAGTTTGAGGAGATTGCGTTGTATATCATGAGGATATATTTCAGGATAAAACCTTGATTCTATGTCCTTCAGTGATATGAGCAGTCCAGCAGAGGGATCCCTCACACCAGATATCTGCAGCCATGACGAGGCATTTGCATAGCTTATCTATACCCTTATGAGatgcattttatacatttagtAATGAACAGTGTATGTGGGCAGCTGCAAAAAACAGCCTGTAGAACATGAGAATGCATTCAAAGCACCTGGATAACGTCACTGAGGATACAGTATTAGTAGAAGAAGTACATGAATTGTAGCTACGAgtattatacagtaaatgtaaggATGTAAAATCAAGTTATAGGCAAAAATCGGCACTGCAGTGAAGATGGAAACCCAAATGTACAGATATTAAGTCAGGTCTACTTCAAGTACATTACAGCTTTATAGTATTTAAGCTCCTTCCAGTGGAAGCCAATCACTTTTTCACAAGATCCAGAAAATGCTTACATTGgcaatgtgtttttcagttttgtaaatgtgttttctgaaaggctgttgtgttttctgatatttaacGTGTCTTTTGGTTCCGTAAATGTGTTTCCGAAATGTCgttgtgttttctgatttgttgaTATGTTTTTcggttttgcaaatgttttctgaaatgttatattttctgattttgtaACGCGTTCTTTggttttgtaaatgtgttttctgaaaccATGCGTTTTGCACCTCTGGGCCACCgtaaaaagcagcagaaaaataaTGTGCGCTATCAGCTCATTGCATCGACTGCGCCGCACTCAGGATGATGACGTTGATTTGCTTATCAAAACCTTGAAAAGCTGATAATCATCATTCCTTTGTACCGCATTCTACGTTTTAGTTTCAGCATAAGAGGTGATTttgttggtctttttttttttttttaccctgttgacattctgtttttttttttttttttttgagaacaGAATTTGTCTTAAAGGTCAGCAAAGACAGCTCACTCTCTACATGATGATATTCAGATGCTGCATACCTGTGCGTGTAACAGTTCTGGTGTGGTCATCATGACCTGAAATAAACtgatatgagagagagagtgtgtgtgtgtgtgtgtgtatgtgtgtgtgagagagtggaAGGTgttggggaggtgggggggggggtggggggttgctgatgataatgctaacatttgcactctcctctgctccagtgCACTAATGTTCATCACCACAGCACCAACAAACAGGGGAAAAAGGCCACAGCGGAGCGGAGCAAAGCATGGCTCACATTGATCGCATGATTCTCGATATACAACGCTGACTGACCCAGTGTGAGACCCTGCTCTCTCTGCTTTACGTGTGCTTCAACCACTCTAATACATGTTAAAATGCGTAAGCTCTGAAACTCACTTACAGTACAAGCTTTTGtttgattggaaaaaaaacaacaacaactctaTGTAGCAATCTTTTGCAGATGTAAAGCTTAATATTAAGGACACATTAGGTGCTGATGGCTCATTAAccaagggagggagagacagtaCAATCTTAAGATGGCAAGAAGAGAGGGTATCATATGCACAGTAGCAGACCATGCCCCTCCCCCTCACTAAGTGCTGCAGAGATGCAAGggaacttgtgtgtgtgtgtgtgtgtgtgtgtgtttgtgtgtgtgagcatatgTGAGGAGCTGTGCATAAGAGGAGGGGGGATGGggaaaagaaagtgagagagtgtatttgagtgtgtggttcctacagtctgaTGATGGTTGCAGCCAGATGAAGCGGGTTAAGAGAAAGTACAGGACAGGAAATGGATCAGTGGTGGAGGAGTAACCTCAGCTGGCCAAGTTTCTTTTTGCCTGGCCAGCGCTTCATGCATTATCAGCTGGAGGAAGTTTTCTTAAACAGaaaggaggaaggggaggggtgggAGTACTAATGCTTAGTGTGACTAGATCTGGTTTTGTTTGAGATTTTTATATAAACTATGCAAAAGATTAAAGATTTGTCAACATCAAATCCCCAAAGGATTTATATCTCTTCAGTCAGAAAGCTCCTCTTTATCAGACCGAGGGGGAGGCGATGCTGTTGCCCAGGAGGAAGATTGCCGGCCTGGTGTACAATGGTACAAGGGGGCGTGGTTTTTATCGCTGGAGCCCTCCAGGACGGGTAAATGTGCTTGTCTTCACGTGTGTCATGCTTATGAGGTCCGACAGCAGAGTGCACAATGCACTCCTCAGCAACCGCGCCGCGCCGCTATGTGCCAAAGCTCCCCATGCATAAtctcacacatgtacacaaacatacataaagatctctctctctctctctctctcttatgcACACAATCCCTCCCCATTCCTCTAAGCTGGGACCAGCCAGCAGCAAGAACAACAATCCATGGCTTTGACCCTGAATCGAACACTGAGGGAAAGAGAGGACGGtgagggtgggagggggggggggggggggggggggtccatAAAAATAGGACAAGttgtttttgtagaaaaatagaGGAATTTCCAGAGGCTGACAAAATGTCTTTGGCACTTCTGAAAACACAGCATACATAAAGAAActgacactgaatgtaaaagGCCAAACCAGAAAGCTCTACAGCCAGAAAAAGATTAAGATAATCCGAGTTCATCCATATATGAGTCTGGCCAGTCCAGGGTGGATTTGAGCCTGAACAGGCCCATACTCCACCATCTCTCCATCAACAGTGATCATGCCTTGTGGAGAGATGGGCTCCAGCCGCAGGGCCTTCACCTTTTCGTACACCAGGTGTGGGCAGCCGCACGCCAAGTGGGCTCCTTTCTCCATGGCGAGGAAGAGACGCAGGAGGGCAGGCCTGGAGATTCCCGCTGTCACGTAGAACAAGTGAATCATCCCGTCGTCTGCCATCGCATCAGGGACTGTCCACAGGTCCTCGGCCAGGTGAGACTGGTAAATAGCCAGCACCAGGACAAAGTCCTCCTCCTTGACAACAGTCCAGCTCTCAGGGACTGGCTGGTCCAGGCCTGGTAGCAGAGAGTCCACTGGTGCTCTGGTCTTGTCATCGTTCTGAGTTTCAGGTCTTTTGGTGGTGATAGCGTTATTGGAGGAGTTGGTGATGGTGTTGTAGTTGGAATTTGTGCTGTTGCAATTGTGGCGAGAGTTCTGGTTTGGAGAAGTGTTTGGGATGAGCCGACAGGGGAGGGAGGAGCAGAGTGAGGGGTGCTGGGGTGTGGAGGGTAGCTGGGTAGTCTTGATGTTCCCTTTTGGAAGTTTTGGCACTTCCTTAAAAGGCAGGTACGCTAACCTGCCTTGATAGACTCTGAGGGAGGCCAAGCGCACCAGAGTTCCCATAAGGAAACGGATTGCTCCGACATGGCGGTACTTCTCGCTCTCAATGTCGACGTCAGCCACAAAGCCCCAGGCcagggagagaaaggagaagacGCGCTGCCTAGAGGCCAGGTGGATCGACACCAGGTCCAGGGAGCCAACCAGACCCTTGCACAGCATGAAACCACAGCTCAGTAGTAGCTCCTCATTCCATGCTGGGGGCGACCTGAGGAAGATTTATACAAATCAAGAGTCAGAGAGGCAAACATAATATGACACAACATCACAAGACAGTACTATGGATTAATATATCTGTGTAATAAATGCAATAATCTCTATatattaattttatatatatatatttttactttgataCATTTTTGAGCCAAACAAATTACACTAGTTGTGcaatattattttcataattgttcTAGCTGTTTAAAATCTTAAGGATAAAGCTGatgttatttcatatttttagtaccgtcaacaaatctcacaaaagtgccaaaaccaacaatggaTTAAAGCATCACGCAGTACTTTTCAACCTCTCTAACCTCtttctgtggcactcagcccaAGCCTATTCCTTCTTACTGAAgactcacaaatatatagtttaatctttaaaaaagggTCAGTAacttcctaaaacagctgggcactgtagtttttagcaaaggttattcaaacatgagaaaatagagcatttgttggggactattttcagacGTGGATTAATCCATTAATACAAGAGTATTTACAGAACGCTGTGTTTgagattatttttaaaataaaatacagtgccCATGTTTGTCGTAATAAAGGAAAGTGTGCAACGGTGTGtctcatttatgtgtttttaatgttttttggaCAACcatggagctctatggcacacaggaataagctatatcaggTTTTGGCAACCAAGGAAATACTCTTGGTCTttttatgagatttgttgacaataataaaaatataacataccACCaactttttcctttaaatataagaaatatgtgtgtatgtatgtgtatgtccAGGTAGAACGAGCTGCATGTGCAGAGGTCGCACATTTAGTCCACTGGTTTTGGTCCCTTCTAGGTCTTAACGCATGCCTAAACTTGGACATTTTTTGCCTAAAACCTTTCAAATCTTATATCTAAATGGATTGGTGGTGATGCCACACCTGTGCCCTCGAACAATTCcagttttttctttgctgttgtGCTAACAAACAGCCAGTAGAGGGAGATGACACCCTGGGTAT is from Thunnus maccoyii chromosome 18, fThuMac1.1, whole genome shotgun sequence and encodes:
- the LOC121883995 gene encoding sphingosine kinase 1 isoform X1; this translates as MEKDASEPDPSRQRNGFVGVLYGEFTDMLNDRVRYSVSLTESALTIQKISSSPGRTKMVLNLTDCVGCRAYRGPDSADVGAYFTAYFYPFKRRWMSAGVARQRVEQCFRVALVQDPLANLQEAERWAHAIRDASVMQAPRREGVVYTEVRRPCRVMILVNPHSGRGQALQLFTGHVQGMLTEAAVPYTLVITEHQNHARELVKKADLSQWDALVIMSGDGLLFEVINGLMDREDWQEAIQTPLGILPGGSGNALAASVHHYSQSPPAWNEELLLSCGFMLCKGLVGSLDLVSIHLASRQRVFSFLSLAWGFVADVDIESEKYRHVGAIRFLMGTLVRLASLRVYQGRLAYLPFKEVPKLPKGNIKTTQLPSTPQHPSLCSSLPCRLIPNTSPNQNSRHNCNSTNSNYNTITNSSNNAITTKRPETQNDDKTRAPVDSLLPGLDQPVPESWTVVKEEDFVLVLAIYQSHLAEDLWTVPDAMADDGMIHLFYVTAGISRPALLRLFLAMEKGAHLACGCPHLVYEKVKALRLEPISPQGMITVDGEMVEYGPVQAQIHPGLARLIYG
- the LOC121883995 gene encoding sphingosine kinase 1 isoform X2 — translated: MKGDPPACSNYSCLIHPHRPCVVYTEVRRPCRVMILVNPHSGRGQALQLFTGHVQGMLTEAAVPYTLVITEHQNHARELVKKADLSQWDALVIMSGDGLLFEVINGLMDREDWQEAIQTPLGILPGGSGNALAASVHHYSQSPPAWNEELLLSCGFMLCKGLVGSLDLVSIHLASRQRVFSFLSLAWGFVADVDIESEKYRHVGAIRFLMGTLVRLASLRVYQGRLAYLPFKEVPKLPKGNIKTTQLPSTPQHPSLCSSLPCRLIPNTSPNQNSRHNCNSTNSNYNTITNSSNNAITTKRPETQNDDKTRAPVDSLLPGLDQPVPESWTVVKEEDFVLVLAIYQSHLAEDLWTVPDAMADDGMIHLFYVTAGISRPALLRLFLAMEKGAHLACGCPHLVYEKVKALRLEPISPQGMITVDGEMVEYGPVQAQIHPGLARLIYG